A section of the Paenibacillus odorifer genome encodes:
- a CDS encoding EFR1 family ferrodoxin (N-terminal region resembles flavodoxins. C-terminal ferrodoxin region binds two 4Fe-4S clusters.), producing MHNAKTAIFYFSGTGNTEIIAKQFAERLRSKGQDVDLFRVEDIIKGTRSVEYEAYDLIGIGHPVLGFGASGFVEHFADQLPECNGTPAFVFKTASSPHYINNGASNTVLRSLRGKGYIPFHNSILAMPCNFYIKYDDRLNKQLYQAAQRKVELFAEEIVNRTPRNLPIHPVLERVLRTVYYCEEHQGGKYFAKGLRTTDACTLCLKCVSNCPTSNISSGVEGIVFSQNCLLCMRCVYSCPQKAIQATRLKASVVDPYTGGPNLHKLMKDSANDGRFVTPKSKGYYKHFIKYLEE from the coding sequence ATTATTGCTAAGCAATTTGCTGAAAGGCTAAGAAGTAAAGGGCAAGACGTAGATTTGTTTAGAGTGGAAGATATTATTAAAGGCACTCGTTCTGTAGAATATGAAGCCTATGATCTTATAGGTATTGGTCATCCGGTTCTAGGCTTTGGCGCTTCCGGTTTTGTTGAACATTTTGCAGATCAGCTGCCTGAATGTAATGGAACCCCGGCATTTGTATTCAAAACGGCATCCTCTCCACACTATATCAATAACGGTGCTTCGAATACGGTTCTTCGTTCTTTGCGTGGGAAGGGATATATCCCTTTTCACAATTCCATTTTGGCGATGCCATGTAATTTTTATATCAAATATGATGACAGGTTGAATAAGCAGTTGTACCAAGCCGCACAGCGTAAGGTGGAATTGTTTGCAGAGGAAATCGTAAACCGAACACCACGAAATCTGCCGATTCACCCTGTGTTGGAGCGGGTTCTGAGAACAGTATATTATTGTGAGGAACACCAAGGGGGAAAATACTTCGCAAAAGGATTGCGTACAACGGACGCTTGCACACTATGTTTAAAATGTGTCAGCAACTGTCCAACATCCAATATTAGTAGCGGCGTAGAAGGAATTGTTTTCAGTCAAAATTGTTTATTATGTATGCGTTGTGTTTATTCTTGTCCTCAGAAGGCAATCCAAGCGACAAGACTGAAGGCTAGCGTAGTAGATCCCTATACTGGAGGTCCGAATCTTCATAAACTAATGAAGGATTCTGCGAATGATGGACGGTTTGTTACTCCCAAATCCAAGGGCTACTATAAGCATTTTATTAAGTATTTGGAGGAATGA
- a CDS encoding nitroreductase family protein, protein MSAFTDLIQSRRSAMNFVEGVTIPQNELEEMFSYARLAPSAYNLQHTNYKVISNESLKEEIREAAYGQYKIHTASAVIVVLGDKHAYQQAPEIYGGLKALGAMSQEEYDEQIEMINNAYIDKDAFQRDEAIRNASLSAMHFMLIAKDKGWDTCPMIGFDADVIQSTLNLPDHMVPVMLITIGKDKKHKIRPRGYRKPVNEFVEFI, encoded by the coding sequence ATGAGCGCTTTTACAGACTTGATTCAGTCCCGCAGATCCGCTATGAATTTTGTGGAAGGGGTCACCATCCCTCAAAATGAATTAGAGGAAATGTTCTCTTACGCCAGATTGGCACCATCGGCCTATAATCTACAGCATACAAATTACAAAGTGATATCTAACGAGAGCTTAAAAGAAGAAATTCGCGAAGCGGCTTACGGCCAATATAAAATCCATACTGCTTCAGCAGTTATTGTAGTGCTAGGAGATAAGCATGCTTATCAGCAGGCTCCAGAAATCTATGGCGGGCTTAAAGCTTTAGGAGCGATGTCACAAGAGGAATATGATGAGCAAATAGAGATGATTAACAATGCTTACATTGATAAGGATGCTTTTCAAAGAGATGAAGCAATACGTAATGCCTCTCTCTCGGCCATGCACTTTATGCTGATCGCCAAAGATAAAGGCTGGGATACCTGCCCGATGATCGGCTTCGATGCTGATGTTATCCAATCCACCTTGAATCTGCCGGATCATATGGTACCTGTTATGCTGATCACGATCGGCAAAGACAAAAAACATAAAATCAGACCCCGCGGCTACCGTAAGCCAGTCAACGAATTCGTTGAGTTCATCTGA
- a CDS encoding DUF2785 domain-containing protein, with product MIDLQRIEENDYELRSGQDIKDYVKLMLEHLGDPEPVLRDELIYSTFYKWINEKHWFNDAELRELLWILLDEQHLFYHIGNKEDQTVYTRTFSVLVVALILQRNREKAILDSSEFTKVKQGLIRYYKEERDLRGYMEKEGWAHAAAHGADALDELVLCSESDAEVREEVLTVVQKMLYNDQYIFREEEDERIATIIVTIIDHHLLPQQSITEWILNLAQCGSWPRSHSQYVTRINTKNFLRSLYFRLLLIEKNMDIVDVLLKTEKNLNEFVH from the coding sequence ATGATAGATTTACAAAGAATCGAAGAGAATGACTACGAGCTTAGAAGTGGACAGGACATAAAGGATTATGTGAAGTTGATGCTTGAGCATTTAGGAGATCCCGAGCCTGTGCTGCGTGATGAATTGATTTATTCCACATTCTACAAATGGATTAATGAGAAACATTGGTTTAATGATGCGGAGCTTCGTGAACTGCTGTGGATACTCCTTGACGAGCAGCATCTATTTTATCACATTGGGAACAAAGAAGATCAGACGGTGTATACAAGAACATTTTCTGTATTGGTTGTTGCTCTTATTCTCCAGCGGAATAGGGAAAAGGCTATATTGGATAGCTCTGAATTTACAAAGGTGAAGCAGGGTTTAATTCGTTATTATAAGGAAGAACGGGATTTAAGAGGTTATATGGAAAAAGAAGGCTGGGCACACGCAGCAGCCCATGGCGCAGACGCCTTGGATGAGCTGGTTTTATGCTCGGAGAGTGATGCCGAGGTGCGGGAAGAGGTTCTGACAGTTGTTCAAAAGATGCTTTATAACGATCAATACATATTCAGGGAGGAAGAAGATGAACGGATTGCTACTATTATAGTTACAATCATCGATCATCATTTACTTCCACAGCAGTCTATAACCGAGTGGATTCTCAACTTGGCGCAATGTGGCAGTTGGCCTAGAAGCCACAGCCAGTATGTTACTCGAATAAATACAAAGAACTTCCTGCGTTCTCTTTATTTCAGGTTACTTCTAATAGAGAAGAATATGGACATTGTGGATGTTTTGTTGAAAACTGAGAAGAATTTGAATGAATTTGTACATTAA
- a CDS encoding DUF1641 domain-containing protein — translation MSESITQTQPEQESPKVAVSKEQMDVLEQLLKPEVQESLTVLVEQLPKLTELVGVLTKSYDFVQTVAADDVLKSDTVSAIKELAEPVVHSAKNMAATVIEAKDRANESNEVIGLFGLMKLLKDPQAQKLFRFVNAYLQVAGERSKQK, via the coding sequence ATGTCAGAATCAATCACTCAAACACAACCTGAACAAGAATCACCAAAAGTAGCTGTTAGCAAGGAACAAATGGATGTTCTAGAGCAGCTCTTGAAACCAGAAGTTCAGGAATCATTAACAGTCTTGGTGGAACAGCTGCCAAAATTAACTGAGCTTGTTGGCGTGCTTACAAAGTCCTATGACTTTGTGCAAACTGTCGCAGCGGATGATGTCTTGAAAAGTGATACGGTAAGTGCAATTAAAGAACTTGCTGAACCTGTAGTGCATTCCGCGAAGAATATGGCAGCTACAGTGATCGAAGCAAAAGATCGTGCGAATGAAAGTAACGAAGTTATTGGTCTTTTTGGTCTTATGAAGTTGTTGAAAGATCCACAAGCACAAAAGCTTTTCCGTTTCGTAAATGCATACCTTCAAGTTGCTGGAGAACGCAGTAAGCAGAAATAA
- a CDS encoding NAD(P)/FAD-dependent oxidoreductase, whose product MSKHIVILGAGYGGLLSALTVRKYLKKDEAKITVVNQYPTHQIITELHRLAAGSVAEGAVAMPLTKLFAGKDIDLKIAKVNSFSVENKQIVLSDGVTLTYDALVVGLGSTTAYFGIPGLEQYSMVLKSAADANKIHQHIEDRIREYAKSKNEADANILIGGGGLTGVELVGEIADVLPTLTKKYGVDPKEIKLMLVEAGPKILPVLPDALIERAVASLEKRGVQFLTGLPVTNVEGNAIDLKDGQKIIANTFVWTGGVQGNPLIGESGLEVNRGRATVNEFLQSTSHKDVFVAGDSAVVFAEDGRPYPPTAQIAWQMGELIGYNLYAFLKNKSFESFSPINSGTLASLGRKDGVAIVGASSTPLKGLPATLMKEASNIRYLSHIKGLFSLAY is encoded by the coding sequence ATGTCTAAACATATTGTCATTCTAGGAGCAGGTTATGGTGGTCTACTAAGCGCCTTAACCGTACGCAAGTATCTCAAAAAAGATGAAGCTAAAATTACTGTAGTTAATCAGTATCCTACCCACCAAATCATCACAGAATTGCATCGTCTTGCAGCAGGTAGTGTTGCAGAGGGTGCTGTTGCTATGCCTCTAACTAAGCTTTTCGCAGGTAAAGATATTGACCTGAAAATCGCGAAGGTTAATTCATTTTCTGTGGAGAACAAACAAATTGTTCTTTCTGATGGTGTGACACTTACTTATGATGCGCTTGTTGTAGGTCTTGGCAGCACTACAGCTTATTTTGGCATTCCAGGGCTTGAACAATACAGTATGGTATTGAAATCAGCTGCAGATGCTAACAAAATTCATCAACATATTGAAGATCGTATTCGTGAATATGCGAAATCGAAAAATGAAGCAGATGCAAACATCCTGATCGGTGGCGGCGGCTTAACCGGCGTTGAGCTTGTTGGTGAAATCGCGGATGTATTGCCTACACTTACTAAAAAATATGGCGTTGATCCTAAAGAAATTAAGCTTATGCTCGTTGAAGCAGGTCCTAAAATCCTTCCAGTATTGCCAGATGCATTGATCGAACGTGCTGTAGCAAGCTTGGAAAAACGTGGTGTACAATTCTTGACAGGTCTTCCTGTTACGAATGTAGAAGGCAATGCGATTGACTTGAAAGACGGTCAAAAAATTATTGCTAACACGTTTGTATGGACTGGTGGCGTACAAGGAAATCCACTCATCGGCGAATCCGGTCTTGAAGTTAACCGCGGTCGTGCAACGGTGAATGAGTTCTTGCAATCCACTTCTCACAAAGATGTATTCGTTGCTGGTGACAGCGCGGTGGTCTTTGCAGAAGATGGACGTCCATACCCTCCAACTGCTCAAATCGCTTGGCAAATGGGTGAATTGATCGGATACAATCTGTATGCCTTCTTGAAAAATAAATCGTTTGAAAGCTTTAGCCCAATCAACTCTGGTACGCTTGCTAGCTTAGGCCGTAAAGACGGTGTAGCCATCGTTGGTGCAAGTTCTACTCCGTTAAAAGGCTTGCCTGCAACTCTGATGAAGGAAGCAAGTAATATTCGTTACTTGTCCCACATTAAAGGATTGTTCAGCCTAGCTTACTAA
- a CDS encoding SGNH/GDSL hydrolase family protein — translation MIFQQNDVILFQGDSITDWGRNHEDASSLGVGYAMMVAARLGYLYPEKNLTFINRGIGGNRIVDLQGRWDKDCLDLKPTWVSIYIGINDTWRRFDSGEETTPKQFEASYRDLIKRTQKSLDAKLVLIEPFVLPVPEDRRTWRQDLDPKIHIVRELAREYGAPLVPLDGLFAAASVKAEPAYWAYDGVHPTPAGHALIADAWLKTMGAI, via the coding sequence ATGATATTCCAACAAAACGATGTCATTCTGTTTCAAGGTGACAGCATAACAGACTGGGGACGTAATCATGAAGACGCTTCATCGCTTGGAGTGGGTTATGCAATGATGGTCGCCGCTCGTCTGGGGTATTTATATCCAGAGAAGAATCTTACTTTTATTAACCGTGGCATTGGTGGCAACCGTATTGTTGATTTACAGGGGCGTTGGGATAAGGATTGCCTGGATTTGAAGCCGACTTGGGTGTCCATTTATATTGGAATTAACGACACTTGGCGCCGTTTTGATTCTGGTGAAGAAACCACTCCCAAGCAGTTTGAAGCTTCATATCGGGACCTGATTAAACGCACTCAGAAATCTTTGGATGCTAAATTAGTGCTTATAGAGCCTTTTGTTTTGCCTGTACCGGAAGATCGTAGAACTTGGCGTCAGGATCTTGATCCTAAAATTCATATTGTCCGCGAGCTGGCACGTGAATATGGGGCGCCGCTGGTTCCGCTAGATGGACTTTTTGCAGCGGCCTCCGTAAAAGCAGAACCGGCTTACTGGGCATATGATGGAGTACATCCTACTCCTGCAGGTCATGCACTTATTGCGGATGCTTGGCTCAAAACGATGGGAGCAATCTAA
- a CDS encoding IS3 family transposase (programmed frameshift) — translation MNNKTRGSSRIFNENEIKQLENNPNVENVTEKSITYSPTFKLAAVKAYKEGQAPMEIFLSAGFNLDIIGRKKPKHCLTRWRNTYNALGEAGLLEEQRGKGSPGRRPTGELSTEEKLKRAEARIKLLEMEKRLLKKAGGARKAEDAEETLTPSERYEIINQTIRKHGLQRMTRYLCKLACVSLSGYYRWQVAEEARQLREKADERDAFLIKKHYDALNGKAGALVVKMWLERENGIIMNHKKIRRLMRKYKLVATIRQANPYRKMAKATQEHQTCPNLLKRQFDQGEPEKVLLTDITYMHYGNGQCAYLSVVKDGATRQILAHYLSSSLAMPIVERTLEKLLERLDGNIHPEALLHSDQGMHYTHPRFRLLVREAGFTQSMSRKGNCWDNAAMESFFGHLKDDLEYKTCMTLLELRTKVDDYIAYYNSERYQWTLKKMTPDEFRSHLLIAS, via the exons ATGAATAACAAAACAAGAGGAAGCTCAAGGATATTCAACGAAAATGAGATCAAACAACTAGAGAACAATCCAAATGTAGAGAACGTGACGGAAAAGAGTATTACCTATTCACCAACGTTTAAGTTGGCTGCGGTTAAGGCCTATAAGGAAGGCCAAGCCCCAATGGAGATCTTCCTTAGCGCAGGATTTAACCTAGATATTATCGGTCGCAAGAAGCCTAAGCATTGCCTAACCCGTTGGCGTAATACATATAATGCTCTGGGAGAGGCTGGACTACTAGAGGAACAACGAGGAAAAGGATCCCCGGGCAGACGACCGACAGGGGAACTTTCTACCGAGGAAAAGTTAAAACGTGCAGAAGCACGAATCAAGCTTCTGGAGATGGAGA AACGACTTCTTAAAAAAGCTGGAGGCGCTCGAAAAGCAGAAGATGCAGAGGAAACGTTGACCCCCTCCGAGCGCTACGAAATTATTAACCAAACGATACGTAAGCACGGTCTGCAGCGAATGACGCGTTATTTGTGTAAGCTAGCTTGTGTGAGCTTAAGCGGATATTACCGTTGGCAAGTCGCTGAGGAAGCAAGACAGTTGCGAGAGAAGGCAGACGAACGAGACGCTTTCCTTATCAAGAAACACTATGACGCTTTGAATGGTAAAGCTGGAGCATTGGTCGTGAAGATGTGGCTGGAACGGGAGAATGGTATCATCATGAATCATAAAAAGATTCGAAGATTAATGCGAAAATATAAGCTTGTTGCTACGATCCGGCAAGCAAATCCCTATCGCAAGATGGCAAAAGCCACACAAGAGCACCAAACATGTCCCAACCTACTCAAGCGCCAGTTTGACCAAGGAGAGCCTGAGAAAGTGCTGCTGACGGATATTACCTATATGCATTATGGTAATGGACAATGTGCTTATTTATCCGTGGTGAAAGACGGGGCTACGAGACAAATTTTAGCTCACTACCTCTCTTCTTCATTGGCTATGCCAATTGTAGAACGAACACTGGAGAAACTACTTGAACGACTGGATGGCAATATTCATCCAGAAGCCCTTTTGCATTCGGATCAAGGAATGCACTATACTCACCCTAGATTCCGCCTTCTCGTACGCGAAGCTGGGTTTACACAGTCCATGTCACGGAAAGGGAACTGCTGGGATAACGCCGCCATGGAGAGCTTTTTTGGCCATCTGAAGGATGATTTGGAGTACAAGACATGTATGACTCTCTTGGAATTACGAACAAAGGTTGATGACTATATCGCCTACTATAACTCCGAGCGATATCAATGGACATTAAAAAAGATGACTCCCGATGAATTCAGGAGTCACCTATTAATTGCTTCTTAA
- the map gene encoding type I methionyl aminopeptidase — MTSDTVQDLEGLKAIGKVVGHTIAEMKKKVTPGMTTAELDLIGAEILESFGASSAPKITYNFPGSTCISVNEEVAHGIPGPRVINAGDLINIDVSAELNGYYGDAGVSFQLPPYNDDILRLCTSTEETMMSVINHLRAGMKVNEIGRMMELEARKRGYRVVRNLCSHGIGKSLHEKPFEILPFYNPRVTTVLKEGQVITVEPFLSTGADYVEQQSDGWTLSVVDNGRVAQFEHTIIVTKGEPIILTSV; from the coding sequence ATGACAAGTGATACGGTACAAGATTTAGAAGGGTTAAAAGCTATTGGAAAAGTGGTGGGCCACACCATCGCCGAGATGAAAAAGAAAGTAACCCCTGGGATGACGACTGCGGAGTTGGATCTTATTGGAGCTGAGATTCTGGAAAGCTTCGGAGCATCCTCAGCCCCGAAGATAACTTATAATTTCCCGGGCAGCACCTGCATCAGTGTGAACGAAGAGGTTGCTCATGGTATTCCGGGTCCGAGAGTGATTAATGCTGGCGATTTGATCAACATTGATGTCTCTGCTGAGCTGAATGGGTATTATGGGGATGCTGGCGTTTCTTTTCAACTGCCGCCCTATAACGATGATATTCTGCGTTTATGCACGAGTACTGAGGAAACCATGATGAGTGTGATCAATCATCTGCGGGCAGGGATGAAGGTTAACGAGATCGGCAGAATGATGGAACTTGAAGCTCGCAAACGCGGTTATAGAGTGGTGCGTAATCTGTGCAGCCATGGAATTGGCAAATCACTGCATGAGAAGCCTTTTGAAATTCTACCCTTCTATAATCCAAGAGTGACCACAGTACTGAAGGAAGGACAAGTAATTACAGTAGAGCCTTTCCTCTCGACTGGAGCGGACTATGTGGAGCAGCAATCGGATGGCTGGACGCTAAGTGTTGTAGATAACGGTCGGGTAGCGCAGTTTGAACATACGATTATCGTGACTAAAGGTGAGCCTATTATTCTGACTAGTGTGTAA
- a CDS encoding electron transfer flavoprotein subunit beta/FixA family protein gives MVCLKFIAHVNKGDVRGIADGRKISASPPPKATFELNYPDRQAIHVALELKNSCNANVTLISMAPPGCKTALQEFMGYGIDEAVLLSDASFAGSDTLATSLVLARAVEKLGGCDLVLTGSHSTDSDTGQVGPGIGEYLDIPHAINVTRFEDISTDEVLFHRQHDEGVTTRQSCRLPAVLSIGGMTAVSELKPLTIAAKLHARTKDILVWSCHDLGLDPQTVGLAGSATEVVSVYEQHSERKGILLESDEYLRVLEPIISKISEVRNG, from the coding sequence GTGGTTTGTTTAAAGTTTATTGCACACGTGAACAAAGGCGATGTGCGTGGCATTGCTGATGGCCGTAAGATCTCGGCCTCACCGCCACCGAAGGCAACCTTTGAGCTAAACTATCCGGACCGGCAAGCCATCCATGTGGCATTGGAGCTGAAGAATAGCTGTAATGCTAATGTAACTCTTATTTCCATGGCCCCTCCCGGTTGTAAAACGGCTCTGCAGGAGTTTATGGGTTATGGAATCGATGAGGCAGTCCTGCTCAGCGACGCTTCTTTTGCCGGTTCGGATACATTGGCGACATCGCTGGTACTGGCTCGTGCTGTTGAGAAGCTTGGTGGATGTGATCTGGTTCTGACCGGCAGCCATTCAACCGACAGTGATACCGGTCAGGTAGGTCCGGGAATCGGCGAGTATCTAGATATCCCCCACGCGATAAATGTAACACGGTTTGAGGATATTTCGACCGATGAGGTATTGTTCCACCGCCAGCATGACGAAGGGGTAACAACCAGACAGTCTTGCCGGCTTCCGGCAGTATTGAGTATTGGTGGAATGACAGCCGTCTCTGAGTTGAAACCGCTAACAATTGCTGCCAAATTGCATGCCAGAACCAAGGATATTCTGGTATGGTCCTGTCATGACCTTGGCCTTGACCCACAGACGGTTGGTTTGGCAGGCTCGGCTACTGAAGTAGTTTCAGTGTACGAACAGCACTCCGAAAGAAAGGGGATTTTGCTAGAAAGCGATGAATATCTACGGGTATTGGAGCCGATAATCAGCAAAATCAGCGAGGTTAGAAATGGATGA
- a CDS encoding electron transfer flavoprotein subunit alpha/FixB family protein, translated as MKDRAQETRQPYPEHEGICLVVEHAEGALSSYFPELVTAAKQLQAMRAQRIYALVVGERIEDLAQRLLQWGVDEVWMVNKPGIQRYAEDIHYNLISAVLRDQRPSVVLGMATAWGRSIFPRVAVRLRTGLCADCIDLKMGPDHGDFIITRPTQMGEQFAEIKIPARRPQMATVKTNFYSAAETAHVAQGKIVDLSSLYSCSSSVLQFMGVIEEAAGKENIETTEIIVAAGRGIQNADNLRLIYALADALGGKVAVTRPLVECGWMDSMHQVGLTGKMVKPKLYIACGVSGAVQHKVGMHHSETIIAINTDRNAPIFDYSTYGIVGDLFTVIPEILSALNTVQEVGR; from the coding sequence ATGAAAGACAGGGCACAGGAGACCAGACAACCGTACCCTGAGCATGAGGGTATTTGCCTTGTTGTGGAACATGCTGAAGGCGCTCTCTCCTCATATTTTCCGGAACTGGTTACCGCAGCAAAACAGCTGCAGGCTATGAGAGCCCAGCGCATTTACGCTTTGGTGGTCGGAGAGCGTATAGAAGACCTAGCCCAGCGTCTGCTTCAGTGGGGAGTAGATGAGGTGTGGATGGTGAACAAACCGGGAATACAGCGTTACGCCGAAGATATTCATTATAATTTGATTTCTGCGGTGCTCCGGGATCAAAGACCGTCTGTCGTACTAGGTATGGCTACCGCATGGGGGAGGTCTATTTTCCCCAGAGTCGCAGTTCGCCTGCGGACGGGGCTATGCGCCGATTGCATCGATTTGAAGATGGGACCGGATCACGGGGATTTTATTATCACCAGACCGACGCAAATGGGCGAGCAATTCGCTGAGATAAAAATACCGGCAAGACGGCCGCAAATGGCAACTGTAAAAACCAATTTTTATTCCGCTGCTGAGACCGCACACGTCGCGCAGGGCAAGATTGTTGATCTAAGCTCCCTGTATTCTTGCTCTTCCTCAGTCCTGCAGTTTATGGGAGTAATTGAAGAAGCCGCGGGCAAGGAGAACATCGAGACTACAGAAATTATTGTTGCTGCCGGGAGAGGCATTCAAAACGCAGACAATCTTCGTTTAATCTATGCGCTCGCCGATGCGCTTGGGGGGAAAGTAGCGGTTACCAGACCGCTTGTAGAATGTGGATGGATGGATAGTATGCATCAAGTCGGACTGACAGGTAAAATGGTCAAGCCCAAACTGTACATCGCCTGCGGAGTGTCTGGGGCAGTGCAGCATAAGGTTGGGATGCATCATTCGGAGACGATAATTGCAATAAATACGGATCGCAATGCACCTATCTTTGATTACTCCACATATGGGATCGTAGGCGATCTTTTTACAGTCATACCTGAAATATTGTCGGCATTGAACACAGTACAGGAGGTTGGGCGATGA
- a CDS encoding DegT/DnrJ/EryC1/StrS family aminotransferase, giving the protein MQLTQGVMDVPALDIAFSEQERRIIMERIDDCLSRGALSQGRYVQELEERFARYVGVTHAIAVNSGTSAIEAVMRVLEVKGQEVLVPANTFIATASSVLFAGGHVRLVDIDPRTFSVSLAEIKKQATSRTRGVIIVHIGGIVTPEIEEIRQWCDEQGLWLFEDAAHAHGSRMAGKGAGAFGIAGSYSFFATKIITSGEGGIIVTNDHSMAEKLRMFRNHGKPQPWETYHTSLGNNYRMSDITATIALTQFERLDAIIEQREAIANRYTSFFTKNLPDFEIVMPQDRCSWYKYIVIVPLDVDSSDLKDRLKEKGVSLQGEVYATPLHRQPIAASLQFSGEYPLADDYCRRHICLPIYPNLTDQQIDYVLAVFLSVVAELRGQQ; this is encoded by the coding sequence ATGCAGTTGACACAAGGTGTTATGGATGTACCCGCACTCGATATTGCATTTTCTGAGCAGGAGCGGCGTATCATTATGGAGCGAATTGATGATTGTCTGTCGAGAGGAGCGTTGAGTCAGGGTAGGTATGTACAGGAGCTGGAGGAACGTTTTGCCCGGTATGTAGGAGTTACTCATGCCATTGCGGTTAATTCGGGTACAAGTGCGATTGAAGCGGTAATGAGAGTGCTCGAAGTAAAGGGGCAGGAAGTGCTGGTTCCGGCAAATACGTTTATTGCCACGGCTTCCAGTGTCCTGTTTGCCGGAGGGCATGTTCGCCTTGTTGATATTGATCCCCGTACATTTTCGGTGTCGCTGGCTGAAATAAAGAAGCAGGCCACGAGTCGTACCCGAGGGGTTATTATCGTACATATTGGCGGAATTGTTACACCGGAGATTGAAGAAATCAGGCAATGGTGCGATGAGCAGGGGCTCTGGTTATTTGAAGATGCCGCTCATGCACATGGCAGCAGGATGGCCGGAAAAGGTGCGGGAGCTTTCGGAATTGCCGGAAGTTATTCCTTTTTTGCCACGAAAATCATTACCTCGGGGGAAGGAGGGATCATTGTCACAAACGATCATTCAATGGCTGAGAAGCTAAGAATGTTCCGCAATCATGGCAAGCCCCAACCTTGGGAGACTTACCACACCTCGCTTGGCAACAATTATCGAATGAGTGATATCACAGCAACGATAGCGCTTACCCAGTTTGAGCGGCTCGACGCGATCATTGAACAACGGGAAGCGATCGCCAACCGTTATACTTCCTTCTTTACGAAAAATCTTCCTGATTTCGAGATTGTGATGCCGCAGGACAGATGCAGTTGGTATAAGTACATTGTTATAGTGCCTTTAGACGTTGACAGTTCCGATTTGAAGGACAGACTCAAGGAGAAAGGCGTTTCGCTCCAAGGGGAGGTATATGCAACGCCGCTTCATAGGCAGCCGATCGCTGCTTCCCTACAGTTCAGTGGGGAATATCCGCTAGCGGATGATTATTGTCGGCGTCATATCTGCTTGCCGATTTATCCCAATTTGACTGATCAGCAGATCGATTATGTTTTGGCTGTATTCTTAAGTGTGGTCGCAGAGTTAAGGGGGCAGCAATGA